In the genome of Mytilus edulis chromosome 14, xbMytEdul2.2, whole genome shotgun sequence, the window CAGAAGGATTTAAAGTCATGTAGGCGCTGTTGTAGTAAAGTTTGTACGAAGAAATTCTCTCTTGTGGAGGTTAAAAACATGCGATTGGAATTCTGGTCAAAGACAATAAATGGTCGCAACCAGTGGTTATTAAAAAAGTTCTCTGAAACTAATATGGAGTATACACCATACTTCCGTATACAGAACGGACATGTAGTTTGTCCAAAGGCATTGATGAGAATGCTTGGAATTCACAAAAATTTCTATTACTCTAATAGAAAAAAGTTCATAGGAGGAGCACGTTTTTCTGTATCGGAGAGACACTACTGTGCCAGCATAAAATCACTCCAAGCTATAAACTGGCTGGAAGAATACGCTACATATTACGTTGACAGGATGCCCGACTGTAATACACTCTTACTACCTTATCGGACACGACAGTGCATGATTTATATAAGATATAAAGAAGATATGAAGGAAAGATCAGAAGAATTTTTAATGCCATCAGCCTTCTACGGAATGTGGAAAAAATATTTACCCAATCTTAAAGTCAAAAAggtataaattaaaacaaacaagttAGGCACACATCTTTAATCAAGTTAaaacttatattaaaaaaaataaggtctGAAACGTGTATGTTCCTTTGCGTGAAAAAAATGGTACCAATAATTGTTATTCCATTATATGGGGTACATTACGAAACAAAGGTGATGCTGTAAACCAGGACATATTTTGGACAGTTTAATATTAACCAATTTCACTATAATTGTatatgcagaggcggatttaggcggCCCCCTTTTCttggaaaatttggttgattatatagggaatcattgaagcatgaccagagctggccccctcttaggcagtcagtcgacccccacttatgaaatttctggatccgccactgacttgATTATTCGCAAAACGTTAACTGTGGATTTAACTTATAAATTCAGACTTCTTACGTATATGTAGATGTGAAAGTGCAACCAAAATAGTTACAAATTAGTCATTGGTATGTAGCGCAAACATTTGCCAGTATATGCTATGTGTATTGTAATTGTATTTACACTTTCAGACCAATTCCTTTTCGAAATGCACAGTATGTACAAGTTTGGAAAGACAGATAGAGACCACGCATGATCCAGTGATGAGAGAAAAATTGCGAGCTGAACGAAGAGAACACAATAGCAGACAGATGTATGTATAAAATATGCAATTAATAAATATGACATCAAAGTCAAGTTATAATATATACTACACATAGAAGAATATAAATTTACTATAGCTACAGCCAATAATATTTATCGACCGTGTCCTGTTGTTtatgtttgtgtgttacattgaCAATGTCTGTATATTAATGGTAAGCTGCAGGTCACGATAAGAAgttttttgtcgagtgagcgcaGCAAACGAATTCAAAAAGCTCCATATCGTATCTAGCAGCTGATatttaacaatatgaataaaattaaaatctgACAATCAATTTATCGGGTTGTATTTGTGGACTTTGCTTGCTACTAGAAGCAAGCTGAACAGCAAActaatattttaacatgtttaatttctatttttgcagGTTAGAAAGAAAGTACTATTACACAAAGAAAAGCGCTGCAAAGACATCCCCATCACAATATTTAAGCTTAATTATAGATGGAATGGATCAGTGTAAGTTATGATCTACGGCTAAATATTGGACTTTTTAGAGAAAAATGAGTCGACCGTAAGATTAATGGTCGGTCATTTTTGTAAAAGTCAGTTAAAATTGCGTCAGTTTTGTATAAGTCGATATACTATTGACTCAGTTTGCCAATTTCTCATTGCCTTTGAGCATCTGATAACTTTAAAGGCATAACCAATAAGATCTGGAATGAACAGAAAAAACATTAAAGTTAAAATCTTTTCTATTTTGTTCAAACTAATGAAACGAATTCGATAAGGAATTATTTTTTTccgcttttttttttgtattccaaaTGGGAATTTAACTGTGATGTTATTCTATTAAATCAAATTTGGATGactgaaatgacaatttaaacaatttattagattgcctatttttttcataattttacctatttataacatgaactttaaattttgttttcattgtagCAAAAACGAATCTTCCTCATTTTGTTGGTCGAATGGCAAAGGTAAGTTAGGTATTTTGTATAACAGAAAATTCCCTCTTCGGAAATGTACGAACATCATAGTTTTCTTCCGATTATAGAGTTTGATGTGGAACTTTGGAATTATTCAGACATTATTTTGTATCTTTTACCATGCAAACGTTTTCTTTTAAAGAGCACCAGaggttaagcaaccaacaataaatcaatctatCCATTTAGAGCGATTTTTTATGTACAATTAATTTATCATACTAAGCTTTTATCTCATTGCAAGTTTTTAGACGGCAGTTTGAGAGGAATTATTCGCGAATTTACGACCACGCCACAACTGTAAATTAAATGACAGATCCATACAGTCATACGCGACATTGTAcctccatttttttaaattagaatttatgTACCAAGCTACAAAAATGTAGGAATATGGCAATTGTGTTTCGAATTAACTTGTTCCGTACacagcgtttgattttgtcagttttttacaGACTTCCTCTTTTTAGTATGCCttgtaaatcattttttattatatttctttagtatagtaaaaaaaattaatttaaaacgaATCTATATCTGTATATATCTTTTACTTTGGTCCTTACATATATAtgtagttgtcttattgacacgtTTTATTGCAGGCTGTGAATAAAGTTGATCAACTAACGACACATGTCACCGGAGTTTTAGCTCATGGACAAAATAAATTTTTCACCTTTCTCGACTGGAACCAATATGCGCACGACTCTAACCTGACCATGAATATCCTTATGCTAATTCTTCACCAGATTTCAAAACTTATGGTAAGTAAAACACTTCACAATTTAAACGTATGATCAGGCAATACATGTGTGACCTCGGGTGGGGTGAGGGTGGTGATGAGCACTCCCTATACTATATACAAAGTGATAGAGCGTGCCGCTTGAATTGGTCACATTTCCAgcttgaaaatatatgaatatatttgaaaacaatcGGAAATAAGGTCAAAAGAGTTCCAATTACTTGTTATATGACACGCCCTGTATTTTTTCACATCAAAAAGTCTCGCCGTAGGTAAACATGACATAAGGAATAGCTGATTCTCAGATTTGAACTCCTATGAACACATCACACAAAATCataccaataaaaagtaaaaagttgCATTTATCCTAGGCATTATATGAAAAGTAATACATTTTTTGAATCGAAAGTATTATGTAAAGAATGAGATAACAGAATCCAAGCGGCACACCatatcaattaagtattgaatTGGTTTCGAGTTTTACTGTTATCCACATTTCTACAtatctttttaatttgttaaaaataattaatctatACACCCAAAACAAATAAGTTCGTCTGATTAGCCATAGAATTTGAATGACAGAGTCTTGTGCTTTTTGAATGGttaattgttatatatttaacataacaagaatgtgtccaaagtacacgaacgaacgaacgaacgaacggacggacgggcttacggatgcacagaccagaaaacactatgcccctctactattgtaaaaagacaaaaagacaaaaagacaaagacaagATTATAGATGATTATCATTAATAATCTCGCTGCATTTTCATTGACGGTCTGAATTGTCTTCTTCGTAGACACtcgtttaataatttaaaaagtagAACATCTCTTTGTCTGAATAGGCTGATCCGAGTTGACTTTGTAGATGGTTTGAGTTGATCTATGGACAATCCCAGTTATCCTGCACCGTTTCACATCCACGAACTTATCTAACGAGCCCTTAAGGATCACACACATTCACAAACCCTTACGATTTGGTCATTTTGCGACAGTTTTGACAGTTTTAATGAATTGTTCGGGAGCCATTTACGGATTATTACGAGTGATTATAAGAAGTTTATTATAAAACGATGTGTCTATAAGGTAAAACTGTGGTAAGATACTATACTGAAGTAATTTTATGATTATTGTTCTTGTAGGGTAACAAGTTACCGCCTATTTTGTACTTGCAAGCAGATAATTGTTGGCGGGAAAATAAAAATCGATATGTATTGGGTTTTTGTGAACTCCTTGTTCACCAACGCATTTTCAATGAGGTAAGTTGCAATTTACAAATCATTGCGATTCTTGTTACTTTATTGAAAGGAACAGTTACCCGGTGGTTGTGTGGGTATATATATGAGCGTGTGCACCCTTAAAGGTGAAAATAGTTTTacgcaaaaaaaatatatatattcctctTACCTCCGCTCGGCAAATTTGTTGAGGACTTCCTCTTCACTTCAAGAAATAAGTATTAGCTATTGCTAGATTTAAACGGTGTGGTTATTTCAAGATTTAAAACGGTTTGGTTTAAGGGTTAAAACTGTGGGAAGTGTTAAACATAATGTATAGGCAGATCCAACCGGGGGAGGGGGTGGGTATTGGATAATTATAAGGTCCTGTGATCCCTCAAATCCTTGAAAATAtagtacattaaaattcatcagCACTGAATTCTTATGTGTTATTATTACTCGAGAAATAAATACAATGATTTGCTTTATTCGAAATTGTATGGTCTTGAGGGGCGGCAGGACATTTTTCGGGGTGTTtataagctcgggatttcgggatttcgggatttacgCTTTGGGGACCCTGGAATTCTCTTTCCGAAGTTTGGGATGTCaggattttcttttttaaattcgggacctcgggatttcatgtttttaagcccgggattttgggatcagaACCGTCTTCCCTCTTCTTTTTCACGAGGAGGGACTATAAATGAAGGACTGGACTTGAAAAACGTAGCCTCTTGTTATACTATATTAatggtttgtatatatttcttctCTAACATATAATCTGTGACATCTTAATAAGGATTAATTATCTTGTGTCAACAATAATTCCACAGATAAAGATGCTAACCACATGGGGTCATTCACATCAAGTAGATAAAAAGAACAGTGCAcagtatatacatatacattgtatcttaCCAGACTATGAAAATATATGATCAATTGACACATTAATTATTGCCTATCCATATAATTACCTCTGAAATTGCACACATGTATGTATCATTGATTATAGTTTATACATGCTAATGGTACGTCTGTCTGTAAAACATTCATTTACAAGACCCCCTTTTGGGGATTTTTTGTGTGACTTTTGGTTGATCATGTAAGTTATGATGCCTGTAATATAAGGTTTTAGCATGGAAGTAAAATACTTCTACGATTTTAGTCAGAAATGTTTTTCCCAGTGAAACTTATATTGAATAGAAGTTATATCTTAATGAACTAGGTGGAACTTTTTTCTAACCAGAGAGCTAACACACACTTGAAAATAGGCTAGTTGACTCACAGTTtgtataagtacatgtacatctgtTTAGAAAACGTATTATAGTATACCGCTGAACgttagtccgtccgtccgttgtcaacatgtcggataATAACAATCTGCatcaaacattatttatatagATCTGTCTACGTGagtctctttctttttttatgaattttagattttacgtgtTCAATTAAGTTATAGGAATTTTATCCATTTAAAAGGGGTATTTTCCAGTGTTTTCGGATAATAACTGTCAAATGCTTTGAACATTTTTCATGATACTTTGGTGAAGTTTATTGAAGTATGCTATCGATTTTATATATTATGGCAATTACCGTTccttagaacatactcaccccttctcgtccaatgaaaagtcagttttttgccctctaattttcactagtacatggttttccatgcattatgaaatgctatacatgaatgacttttcattgtcagttaaattgaattatgaaagtgaactcttaatagctgcactaacgaagtgtacAATCCCCTAAGGCATTTTCCTTGGGAAAATAGCCTACTGATTACAGATGAATGAGAaaagattgaaataaaaaccttttgaattttgcaaaatttcatgcattttctaatggtacacataatagaatacacaaaaaaaaaatatggtaaggataaataaaatgatatttcttTAATTAATATACCTTACATTTGAGGGATTATTTTTCTTTCCTTCAAAAAAACACAATGCCAGACTGgtgatatataaagcaaagggTTGTCGGAGAAAcgcaatacatttaaatttatcaataaaaagtaagcatttaatgtttaatggtctgaattcaaatattcatacagagagttttatatctataaataaaaaatcaaattccaaaaaggggatttatataacattgtgttgctttttaaaataaaaaaaaatgtaaagatgtATGAGTATTAAAatttacctgaagcagaagaaacACAATTTATCCTTCACCAACTATGTccgtgctatttcatttcattcattgaaatgatcattacctatgttttatatttagttcattataaaaagtgaactcttatttaggtttgaatattacaatgggaaaggaaaattttgtaaggtcactcgaaagtgtgaatatgttctaaattggtcagacaatacttgatcatgttttatgaagatttaagccctcggcttcgccttgggcttaaatcttcataaaacatgaccaagtattctCTAACCTATAATAGTTGTGGGGTTTTAATCATAAAGGGATGGGGATTAGTCAGTTTTCGGACAACAACTCAAAAAGATTTCATGAAACTTTTGAAGgctggtttatatctatcaatatAACAtcccttgaattttttttttttatatagatttataacATGACATTTAGGAGTACTGGAACTTAATTCTTTGAAAATACTACGGGCGTATCACGTGCTCTTTATTCATATACATTTTGAAGTTTACTGCCTTTCAATACGATGGGTATTGTAAACTCTTAAAATACAAGCAATTTGGCATTTTACACACTTATAATGTTAGTTCTTTCTAGCATTACAGGTTAGCGTATTTAAATCACCAATTATTTTACTGTTACAAATAGCAAATTTTCTTTTCAGGTGCATTTATCATTTTTACCAGTAGGACATACACACGAAGATGTGGATGCTGCTTTTAGCCGAATAGCTGAAACTCTTCGTAGGAATGATGCTGAAACAATGCCTCGTCTGAAGGAGATGCTTCCGAACGTTAAGGATATAGAGGCTATTTATGACATTCGTTCATGGATAACATCAAGCCTTAACGACATTCGTAAGCATACTAAACCTTTGCATTATAAGTTTATCCGGGATTTAGCAACACATAATGTGAAAATGCAGTATAAAGCTTTCCAAGACAGCGAATGGAAAACTGAACATGGCATAATTCAACTAATTTCCGGGAAACCTAATTTACCAAAGGGAATACCAAAAGTTATCAATCCTCAATTCGAGAAGGTAGATATAAATAAGATCAAATCTAGAATACCACAGTGGCAATGTCTATTCACTGATCAAATAGAACATACAGAGCAAAAGTGGTGGGGAGGATTTCTTGGACATCTAGAAAAAATTAGAGACAGTCTGCCATACAGAAGGACAAAAGTTCTATCAAAGGCAAAATGGATTCTCCCTTTGTTACCCAAACAGCAATTGAAAAGACAAAGACCATCCGTTGATCAAGACATTCCAGCAGAACTAAGGAGATTATTGGAAAATGAGCGAGAGGAATGTTTTGTAAGTCGGTCTAGTTCTTATCTATATAAGTTTTCACATTTCTCATTTTATATATTAATCAATTTAATCTCTAGTTTCATTGTATTggaataaaaaagtaaaacaaatagaCCATCACAATATAAATAATGCTTTAAGTCGATGTGAAAAGTTTGTCCGTATATTATGCTTTCCAGAGTTCATTTAACTAAAAGATAAGACATAGTTTATCAATATAGgacacaaaaatactaaacgtcacgaaataaaaaccaaaaagaaCAGCGCTCTACGTTTTTCATTTGAAAGTGACAGTGAACCTTCAACATGGagtaaagtataaaaaaacagTCATATCGCTCCAACTTTAGACCGACCCACTACACATTTTAATACTTGTTTCTGTGGAAATCATTGCAATGTTTAAAAGTCGATCACGCTACTAAATGTGACCTTTTTTTTTCGCTATCGTCTTCTGTTATATGTTAAGTCAAAgatcaattatttaaaaatctGCATTCgatgttattttcaaaatgtagaaACGTGATTTGTTCAAACAAACTACAATGTATATGAACTCGTACATTTCAGGTGCAAGTACagccaaaacaacaaaaaaagacatcAAAAGGAAATAGAAAAGAATCAGAAGGTATtatgtaatttgtattttgttctatCATTTGAGAAATTTTAAGTATATTGGAGGGTAAGTATGCCCAAAAAGTATCGTTTACGATCGCGAcaattgacaataaaattgagaatggaaatgggaaatgtgtcaaagagacaacaacccgaccaaataaaaaacaacagcagagggtcaccaacaggtcttcaatgtagcgagaaattcccgcacccggaggcgtccttcagctggcccctaaacaaatatatactagtccagtgataatgaacgccatactaatttccaaattgtacacaagaaaataaaattaaaaatatacaagactaacaaaggccagaggctcctgacttgggacaggcgcaaaaatgcggcggggttaaacatgtttgtgagatctcaaccctcccgctatacctctaaccaatgtagaaaagtaaacgcataacaatacgcacattaaaattcagttcaagagaagtcagagtctgatgtcagaagatgtaaccaaagaaaataaacaaaatgacaataatacataaataacaacagactactagcagttaactgacatgccagctccagactacaattaaactgactgaaagattatgaaatcatcatatgaacatcaggcacaatccttcccgttagtgatttagtataataccatcataacatatatgagaagaacataacccgtgtcatgccaacaactgtttttagaataaatgtgtttagttccgatgcaaagaccttatcaatgactcaatattaacgccaaaatatgcaatctttaatgacttgacaacagtatcgtaattatatcccttcttaataagtctattcaaaggttttgtaagtttctgaggtgaatactgacacctttgtgctttataaagaatatttccataaaaaattggatgtgaaatacctgaacgtattagaagtctgcatgttgagctatatttacgaatgatgtctttataccgatgataaaatttaataaatgttttgactagtttgtgatatcgaaaaccctggtgtaataatttttcagtaatacataaatttctctcgttaaaatctaaaacattgttacatacacgagcgaatcgtacaagttgagatatataaacaccgtaagatggtgacaagggaacgtcaccatctaaaaacggataattaactataggaaatgaaaaatcatcgaATATTTCCGTGAATAGTCACGAAGGTATCGCCATTTTCAACCTCATATTGATATCTTCCTTTAAAGctgaagaaaaaaagatgaatatGCATTAAGCAAATTTAGGTAAATATATCGTTTCTTCTATTTCAGAGAAAACATGCCAAGCAAAGAAAAGGAAGAAGAATGTTAAAGAAATTTCCAGAAAAATTTACtcttcatatatttatttttttaaaactaaaagttATTACCAAAAACATAGATTATACTTAGCgatatattttcttttagaatCATTGTTCATGTATCTTTTGATAGATGAATATTTGCATTTAGTGTTGATATTTTACCTCAAAATATTCCTAAGTCTTTGGGAAAGAATTGTTACATCACATATCTATCCTTCTATTTCAAACCAACTTATATATTATTCAGACAGTTGTCAGTTGTAATTACAAGTTTCgaacacattttaaatatttcattaataaaaattgttttattctCCAAAATATCTTAGTAGTAACTTATTGATAACATGTGAGAGACCCAAAGCGCTTAGAATGACATTGACAGTGAATCCTagatgtgttttgtgttttttattatcTGGCCTTCATTCGTTGATATTGATCTTTTGTTTTTAATAGTAAATACTAAAAATTCTACCGAatcattttcttcttcttttcttttttttttggtttaaagaCCAGTTTATGAGTATCAAACAACCTATAGATTGGTTTAattgtttggttgttttttctatatgaatAAGAAAATACATGAATATTTGGTCTTTAGACCATAATAATACAATATCGTTTGACAACATTCTTTTTGGTTGAAAGACCACAATCTTTATTCAAAACATTTGTGGATTAAACATTTGGTATTTATTAAGTttgtattgatgtttttttttacaacaataaaaAGTCACTTCTTCAGTTTTGGTCTAACGACCAGATAGCAAATTTTATGCTATGTGTACATGTTAAAAATGGTCTTTGGACTAGTATATTGAAGGAAACATTTCATAATAAATTTACAAgatattgtaaaatttgtaaaaattctATAGCcaatatgaaaaatctaataCTCAAGTTAGTAATAAAgtaataaagtattaaaaaagcatttaatgtattaaattaatcttaaaataGTTTACAAACGGTGGATATATAGCAAAACCCATATTTCACAGCAAAAAACATATTGCACgattatttttagaatatgtaGAAACCATCGTGTAATGAATTTTATGATATTGTTAaaagtattatataaaaaatctatgaCCGATTATTTGAAGAAGAACAAAATcttcaagttttgaaaaaaagaaaatgaaataacaacatatatttgtttattgtctaggagacaatatgatatctataaaattccaacaaaatcaaatgacgactTTGATTCAAATATCGTCGGAAATTAGTAACAATTATAGTCCTTGTATGAGGTCAATAAAGGATATACCGacaaaaagaagtatatcgacctcggacttcatCCTTTGTCAATATACTTATTTCAGGTCAATatatacagtagttttgaatatttcataaatagcctgctgtttaatccatctTGCGCACTGATGATGCACACCCGTTATcgtaccctttatcacaccctttattacacccctaccctttatcacacccaaactcatttttttttcagttttacatCAACTCCgttttaatttatgcaagcttcttcaaaaatatttttcctcaaaatgtGTCCTAAATGGATGATCAATCGGGCCTGACGCAATTTATTAAATGACGtcactgtatggcatgttaagtCACAAACATCGAGTTATTATATTTCAGACAAacgaaatgcaactataaaaaaacCTCAATGAAATAGCAtacaaaacacacacaaaaatacaataaacaaaatatctttaaaacaacAGTACGCAAATTGTagggtaacccaggtgcttcgaaTGAGTAACTTGGCAGTTccttaaaagctttaaaaaaaagacaaaagtagaactgaaggtaacccaggtgTTAGGGATTAGAAAGCAGTCCACATATACTatcatgttgaaatatatgataaacgtataaaacatggcaaaatc includes:
- the LOC139503525 gene encoding uncharacterized protein gives rise to the protein MDQSKTNLPHFVGRMAKAVNKVDQLTTHVTGVLAHGQNKFFTFLDWNQYAHDSNLTMNILMLILHQISKLMGNKLPPILYLQADNCWRENKNRYVLGFCELLVHQRIFNEVHLSFLPVGHTHEDVDAAFSRIAETLRRNDAETMPRLKEMLPNVKDIEAIYDIRSWITSSLNDIRKHTKPLHYKFIRDLATHNVKMQYKAFQDSEWKTEHGIIQLISGKPNLPKGIPKVINPQFEKVDINKIKSRIPQWQCLFTDQIEHTEQKWWGGFLGHLEKIRDSLPYRRTKVLSKAKWILPLLPKQQLKRQRPSVDQDIPAELRRLLENEREECFVQVQPKQQKKTSKGNRKESEEKTCQAKKRKKNVKEISRKIYSSYIYFFKTKSYYQKHRLYLAIYFLLESLFMYLLIDEYLHLVLIFYLKIFLSLWERIVTSHIYPSISNQLIYYSDSCQL
- the LOC139504083 gene encoding uncharacterized protein; the protein is MGSEISTKLRCNICPSSPYEFNEDDTETLHLASTEILSLSSGFEGTSYLASSRSESSINENVSVYSDASIGMAEMYHDVRATFPQEETKPLLESQSHPERSRLLARHTKVASIQKDLKSCRRCCSKVCTKKFSLVEVKNMRLEFWSKTINGRNQWLLKKFSETNMEYTPYFRIQNGHVVCPKALMRMLGIHKNFYYSNRKKFIGGARFSVSERHYCASIKSLQAINWLEEYATYYVDRMPDCNTLLLPYRTRQCMIYIRYKEDMKERSEEFLMPSAFYGMWKKYLPNLKVKKTNSFSKCTVCTSLERQIETTHDPVMREKLRAERREHNSRQMYV